One window from the genome of Paenibacillus azoreducens encodes:
- a CDS encoding nitric oxide synthase oxygenase: MKARDILLQEAEDYIKTCYTELGKTEQETCARLEEIRQEIDQGGTYEHTFEELEHGAKMAWRNSNRCIGRLFWDSMVVRDQRHLEHPEDIYASLLNHIESATNGGKIIPTISVFKPPGPNSEGVRIWNHQLIRYAGYETESGIIGDPASVTFTKTCLDMGWNGNRTDFDVLPLLIQSGDSDPVLFNIPDELVLEVPLTHPDYPSFGDLGLRWYAVPIISDMLLVIGGIRYTAAPFNGWYMATEIGARNFADENRYNALPHVAELMGLSTASETTLWRDRALVEMNVAVLHSYKQAGVSIVDHHTAAAQFKLFEQREAECGRPLTGYWNWLIPPISPATTHIFHHSYDNTLVFPNFLKRSEINDISR, from the coding sequence ATGAAAGCACGAGATATTCTGCTTCAGGAAGCGGAAGATTATATAAAAACATGTTATACGGAGCTGGGAAAAACGGAACAGGAGACATGCGCCCGGCTGGAGGAAATCCGTCAGGAAATTGACCAGGGCGGAACGTATGAGCATACCTTCGAGGAGCTGGAGCATGGAGCCAAAATGGCTTGGCGCAACAGCAACCGCTGCATCGGGAGGTTGTTCTGGGATTCGATGGTCGTGCGGGATCAGCGGCATTTGGAGCATCCCGAAGACATCTATGCGTCGCTATTGAACCATATCGAATCAGCGACGAACGGCGGCAAAATCATTCCGACCATTTCGGTATTTAAGCCCCCAGGTCCAAACAGTGAAGGGGTCCGCATTTGGAACCATCAGCTGATTCGCTATGCGGGTTATGAAACGGAAAGCGGAATCATCGGCGATCCCGCTTCCGTTACGTTTACGAAAACCTGTTTGGATATGGGCTGGAACGGAAACAGAACGGATTTCGACGTGCTGCCGCTTCTGATTCAATCCGGCGATAGCGACCCGGTTCTCTTCAATATTCCGGACGAGCTGGTGCTGGAGGTACCGCTGACGCATCCCGATTATCCGTCGTTCGGGGATCTGGGGCTGCGATGGTACGCGGTACCGATCATTTCGGATATGTTGCTCGTCATTGGCGGCATCCGCTACACGGCCGCCCCGTTTAACGGCTGGTATATGGCGACGGAGATCGGCGCCCGCAATTTCGCGGACGAAAACCGTTATAATGCTCTTCCGCATGTCGCCGAGCTGATGGGGCTTTCAACCGCAAGCGAAACGACGTTATGGCGTGATCGCGCGCTGGTTGAAATGAACGTTGCCGTCCTGCATTCCTATAAGCAAGCAGGCGTGAGCATCGTCGATCATCATACCGCGGCCGCGCAATTCAAGCTGTTTGAACAGCGGGAGGCCGAATGCGGGCGTCCGCTGACCGGGTACTGGAATTGGCTTATACCGCCGATATCGCCGGCCACGACGCATATTTTCCATCACTCTTACGACAATACGCTGGTCTTTCCTAATTTTCTGAAAAGATCGGAGATTAACGATATATCCCGTTAA
- a CDS encoding MMPL family transporter has translation MEHEQGWGRFVAGKRSKWVTLATWVLIVGVLSAMWPMVNKEVQNNAANLPDDQPSVQAAKVAKEQFGSGSVPALLVWHREGGLQDEDLQHVQKLFGGWATMPVPYQDSVPPFDKMPVQALRAQLSQDQSTLVTPVLFRSDVASDHLKEGVQQLKNQAAREFGSDPFAASQTSGSELSARVTGPVGISIDAVGLFKNADFKLMMATVILVLVILLLIYRSPILALIPLVAVGFAYGAISPLLGLMAAKGWITVDSQAISIMTVLLFGAGTDYCLFLVSHFRHLLREEESKGKALLQAITETSGAIAMSGFTVVLSLLALLLARYGAHHRFAVPFSVSILVMVVASLTLVPALLAIFGRVSFFPFIPRTPAMEEERAGRKGKKYYQPKPQKESFIGRLVIARPWMIVIVTLVVLGGLASFSGQVKFTYDIMSSFPKSMESREGYDMIGKQFSPGVLAPVKLMAEAGSHADALGAKLAELPYIDKVSKPQKGGQNSDILAYDMELEMNPYSTEAIDSIPKLREAAEQSLREAGIASPEDKVWIGGQTAIQYDTRATGDRDTLVIIPVVIGMITLLLLVYLRSVTATVYLVLTVILSYFSALGLGWIIIHYGLGADAIQGAIPLYSFVFLVALGEDYNIFMISSIWKKKKEMPFKQAIKEGVGETGSVITSAGLILAGTFAVLASLPIQVLVQFGIITAVGVLLDTFIVRPFLVPAITTLLGSWAFWPSKHAEVQESAAHTEIR, from the coding sequence ATGGAACATGAACAAGGATGGGGGCGTTTTGTTGCCGGAAAGCGAAGCAAGTGGGTTACGCTGGCGACCTGGGTTCTCATCGTGGGCGTTCTCAGCGCAATGTGGCCGATGGTCAACAAGGAGGTTCAAAACAATGCCGCAAATTTACCGGACGACCAGCCATCGGTTCAGGCCGCAAAAGTGGCGAAGGAGCAATTCGGCAGCGGATCGGTCCCGGCGTTATTGGTTTGGCACCGCGAGGGCGGACTGCAAGACGAGGATCTCCAACATGTACAGAAGTTGTTTGGGGGATGGGCGACCATGCCGGTTCCGTATCAGGACAGCGTCCCTCCTTTTGATAAAATGCCTGTGCAGGCATTGCGCGCGCAACTCTCCCAGGACCAAAGCACGCTGGTAACCCCGGTATTGTTTAGAAGCGACGTCGCCAGCGATCATCTGAAGGAGGGCGTACAACAGCTGAAGAATCAGGCCGCCCGGGAGTTCGGCAGTGATCCCTTTGCGGCAAGCCAAACCTCCGGAAGCGAACTGAGCGCCCGGGTGACAGGTCCTGTCGGCATTTCCATCGATGCGGTGGGCTTGTTCAAGAATGCCGATTTCAAACTGATGATGGCTACCGTTATTCTTGTGCTGGTGATTCTGCTGCTTATTTACCGCTCGCCGATTCTGGCTTTGATTCCGCTCGTTGCCGTCGGATTCGCTTACGGCGCGATCAGCCCGCTGCTTGGCCTGATGGCGGCAAAAGGCTGGATCACCGTTGATTCGCAGGCCATATCCATCATGACGGTGCTGCTGTTTGGTGCAGGCACGGACTACTGCCTCTTCCTTGTCTCCCATTTCCGGCATTTGCTGAGAGAGGAAGAAAGCAAAGGCAAGGCGCTGCTGCAGGCTATTACCGAAACCTCGGGGGCCATTGCCATGAGCGGGTTTACGGTGGTGCTGTCGCTGCTTGCGCTGCTGCTGGCCCGGTACGGAGCCCATCATCGTTTTGCCGTTCCGTTCAGCGTATCGATCCTGGTCATGGTGGTTGCAAGCTTAACGCTTGTACCGGCGCTGCTGGCCATTTTCGGACGCGTATCGTTTTTTCCGTTTATCCCGCGCACGCCGGCAATGGAAGAGGAACGTGCCGGCCGCAAAGGCAAAAAGTATTATCAACCGAAACCACAAAAAGAAAGCTTTATCGGCAGATTGGTTATTGCCCGGCCTTGGATGATTGTCATCGTGACGCTGGTCGTGCTTGGAGGGCTCGCTTCATTTTCCGGTCAGGTAAAATTCACTTACGATATCATGTCTTCTTTTCCGAAAAGCATGGAATCTAGGGAAGGATATGACATGATCGGCAAACAGTTTTCCCCGGGAGTACTGGCTCCGGTTAAACTGATGGCGGAGGCGGGAAGCCATGCGGATGCGCTTGGGGCCAAACTTGCAGAGCTTCCCTATATCGATAAAGTTTCCAAGCCGCAAAAGGGCGGGCAAAATTCCGATATTCTCGCTTACGATATGGAACTTGAGATGAATCCATATTCGACCGAGGCGATAGATTCGATACCGAAGCTGCGCGAAGCCGCCGAGCAGTCCCTGCGGGAAGCGGGGATCGCGTCGCCTGAGGATAAGGTATGGATCGGCGGCCAAACCGCCATCCAATATGACACGAGAGCAACCGGCGACCGGGATACGCTCGTCATCATTCCGGTGGTGATCGGCATGATCACGCTGCTGCTGCTCGTATATCTGCGTTCGGTCACAGCTACCGTTTATTTGGTGCTGACCGTCATTTTATCTTATTTCTCGGCGCTTGGCCTCGGCTGGATCATCATCCATTACGGGCTTGGAGCAGACGCAATCCAGGGTGCGATTCCGCTATATTCTTTCGTATTCCTGGTGGCTCTAGGGGAAGATTACAACATCTTTATGATCTCAAGCATTTGGAAAAAGAAAAAAGAGATGCCTTTCAAGCAGGCGATCAAGGAAGGCGTAGGCGAGACGGGTTCCGTGATTACGTCAGCAGGTCTGATATTGGCGGGGACATTTGCAGTGCTTGCATCGCTGCCGATCCAGGTTCTGGTCCAGTTCGGCATTATTACGGCCGTAGGCGTGCTGCTGGATACCTTCATCGTCCGGCCTTTCCTGGTTCCGGCAATCACCACGCTGCTTGGGTCCTGGGCTTTCTGGCCATCGAAGCATGCTGAGGTTCAAGAATCGGCCGCGCATACGGAAATCAGATAG
- a CDS encoding TetR/AcrR family transcriptional regulator: MTNSPMKPKTTRPPGRPKRQANEQATNLFILKTASDLFMEYGYEPVTLQQIAKVCGVTKASIYYHFENKAQLFTAAVTAMMEKAKTTSQQIIQQEDMPLYDRLVMLAERKLRFPHGDFEAILRKASDSLSKEQLKSIRESEESIYKVLTVSLTEAIEKEEIRPLHPLLMAHTLASMLMLGNREIAKEIAPSSKELAHTIVDMFWNGVGLRTEQQTGGPGTI; this comes from the coding sequence ATGACGAATTCACCGATGAAACCCAAAACTACCCGCCCTCCAGGCAGGCCGAAACGGCAGGCCAACGAACAAGCGACAAACCTTTTCATTCTGAAAACGGCATCCGATCTATTTATGGAATACGGCTATGAACCGGTAACCTTGCAGCAAATCGCCAAGGTATGCGGGGTAACCAAAGCTTCTATATATTATCACTTCGAAAATAAAGCCCAGCTATTTACGGCAGCCGTCACAGCCATGATGGAAAAAGCCAAAACGACCTCACAGCAGATTATACAGCAGGAGGACATGCCGCTGTACGACCGGTTAGTGATGCTTGCCGAGCGAAAATTGCGGTTTCCGCATGGTGATTTTGAGGCGATTCTGCGCAAAGCTTCCGATTCTCTCTCCAAAGAACAGCTCAAAAGCATCCGCGAAAGCGAGGAAAGCATATACAAAGTGCTGACCGTCAGCCTGACGGAAGCGATCGAAAAAGAAGAGATTCGTCCGCTGCATCCGCTGCTGATGGCGCATACGCTGGCATCAATGCTCATGTTGGGCAACCGGGAGATTGCCAAAGAGATTGCGCCCTCTTCAAAAGAGCTTGCGCATACGATCGTCGATATGTTCTGGAACGGTGTCGGACTTCGTACGGAACAACAAACCGGCGGGCCAGGGACAATATAA
- a CDS encoding ferritin-like domain-containing protein has product MPYEFYYRPSTNPDAALAGDLIKAINGEYSAIICYDQLAKLAPAGEARSRILEIRKDEIKHLHFFQQEYTRVTGQTHQPVQTEACPEDYKAGLVSSFKDEQETVDFYLGLSDRAQDPRLKEQLRRIAMDEQNHAVWFLYLMSNQ; this is encoded by the coding sequence ATGCCATACGAGTTCTATTACCGTCCCTCCACCAATCCGGATGCCGCATTGGCAGGAGACCTGATTAAAGCGATCAATGGCGAATACAGCGCGATCATTTGCTATGATCAGCTTGCAAAGCTCGCCCCTGCCGGGGAAGCCAGAAGCCGCATCCTTGAAATCCGGAAGGACGAAATCAAGCATCTGCATTTTTTCCAGCAGGAATATACGCGCGTGACCGGCCAAACGCATCAGCCCGTTCAGACGGAGGCCTGCCCTGAAGACTATAAAGCAGGACTTGTATCTTCTTTTAAAGATGAACAAGAAACCGTTGACTTTTACTTGGGTTTATCGGACCGCGCTCAGGACCCCCGCTTGAAAGAGCAGCTTCGCCGCATTGCCATGGATGAACAGAATCATGCCGTTTGGTTTCTGTATTTGATGAGCAACCAGTAA
- a CDS encoding 5'-nucleotidase C-terminal domain-containing protein — protein MKSFRKLTGLALAAALTVSGAATLQPASAKAADDKETHITLLATSDVHGRFMPWDYAMDTANTNGSFTQLYTLIKQVRAENPNTILLDAGDVIQDNSAELFNDQPQSPMMVAMNEMGYDAWAMGNHEFNFGIDTFNKITDQFHSVKLAGNVYKENGERFLPATTVVEKGGIKVGIIGMTTPLITDFEKDTDHLNGLVVKNPIDETKKAVKELEGKADVMIGLMHMGLENENALPGTGVADIANEVPQLTAIFAGHMHKLIKSETVNGVLIGEPDKYGTHVSRIDLTFVKQDGKMVLKDKVATAIPVKGADGTPAVSDPDLEKKLQPYHEFARKDANIVVGQLVGKTNMVPDNEIKGIPAVQIQETPLSDFFSEVMLHYSKADVVAHQIDNDKAKLDVGPIRKKDIAYNYQYALGEITNYKVTGKDLKDYMEWSAGYFNSTRPGDVTVSFDPKRRSSKYSTDDFFGGVKYEIDLSKPYGSRIVNLRHMDGTPIQMNETLTLGMNSYRMDALVAKGGALEGRKFEKLWSSKAESAFGETGGTIRNRAIAYLKDVMKGQYEAKVQNNWKIIGVDTASKERADVVDLMNAGILSVPTTEDGKYTNIASINILDPVTAEDAAKLAEKAGVDPALLADAKTTGELYHKLNAAVKAASKPEVTEPAPAEKPETPNKPATDKPAATGKPEVTQPAKPVTPAKPAVKQAKITADYLNVRAGASEKAKIVGSVPKGTVLDVIGTAPYGWLKVVYQGKTAFVYGKYAAMLP, from the coding sequence ATGAAAAGCTTTAGAAAGTTGACGGGACTTGCTCTCGCCGCTGCATTGACGGTATCCGGAGCCGCAACCCTCCAGCCTGCAAGCGCCAAAGCCGCAGACGACAAGGAAACGCATATCACGCTGCTGGCCACCTCCGACGTGCACGGCCGTTTTATGCCATGGGACTACGCGATGGACACAGCGAACACGAACGGAAGCTTCACGCAGCTGTATACGCTGATCAAGCAGGTTCGCGCCGAGAATCCGAACACTATTTTGCTTGATGCGGGCGACGTGATTCAGGACAACTCCGCGGAGCTGTTCAATGACCAGCCGCAGTCGCCGATGATGGTCGCGATGAACGAGATGGGCTACGATGCTTGGGCCATGGGCAATCATGAATTCAATTTTGGCATCGATACGTTCAACAAAATCACCGATCAATTCCATTCGGTCAAGCTGGCGGGCAACGTGTACAAAGAAAACGGCGAACGTTTTCTTCCTGCAACGACCGTCGTGGAAAAAGGCGGCATCAAGGTGGGGATCATCGGGATGACGACCCCGCTGATCACCGATTTCGAGAAGGATACGGATCACCTGAACGGCCTGGTAGTTAAAAACCCGATCGACGAAACGAAGAAGGCCGTAAAGGAGCTGGAAGGCAAAGCCGACGTGATGATCGGCCTCATGCATATGGGGCTGGAAAACGAAAATGCGCTGCCGGGCACCGGCGTGGCGGACATCGCCAATGAAGTGCCGCAGCTGACGGCGATATTTGCCGGACATATGCATAAGCTCATCAAAAGCGAGACCGTCAACGGCGTCCTGATCGGAGAGCCGGACAAGTACGGCACGCATGTTTCGCGCATCGATCTGACGTTCGTGAAGCAGGATGGCAAAATGGTGCTGAAGGACAAGGTCGCCACCGCCATCCCGGTCAAGGGAGCGGACGGCACGCCGGCCGTTTCCGATCCGGATCTGGAAAAAAAGCTGCAGCCGTATCATGAATTCGCCCGCAAGGACGCCAACATCGTCGTCGGCCAATTGGTGGGGAAAACCAACATGGTTCCGGACAATGAGATCAAGGGCATTCCTGCCGTGCAGATTCAGGAAACCCCGCTCTCGGATTTCTTCAGCGAAGTGATGCTTCATTACAGCAAGGCCGACGTCGTCGCGCACCAGATCGACAATGATAAGGCCAAGCTCGACGTTGGCCCGATCCGTAAAAAGGATATTGCTTACAACTACCAATACGCCCTCGGCGAAATCACCAACTATAAGGTGACGGGTAAGGACCTGAAGGATTACATGGAATGGTCTGCGGGCTATTTCAACAGCACCCGTCCGGGCGACGTGACGGTCAGCTTCGATCCGAAGCGCAGATCGTCGAAGTACAGCACCGACGATTTCTTCGGCGGCGTGAAATACGAAATCGATCTGTCCAAGCCATACGGCAGCCGCATCGTCAACCTGCGCCATATGGACGGCACGCCGATCCAAATGAATGAAACGCTGACCCTGGGAATGAACTCCTACCGCATGGACGCTCTCGTGGCCAAAGGCGGCGCGCTCGAAGGCCGCAAGTTCGAGAAGCTGTGGTCCTCCAAGGCCGAAAGCGCCTTTGGCGAGACCGGCGGAACGATCCGCAACCGGGCGATTGCGTACCTGAAGGACGTCATGAAGGGCCAATACGAGGCCAAAGTCCAAAACAACTGGAAGATTATCGGCGTGGATACTGCATCCAAGGAACGCGCCGATGTGGTGGACCTGATGAATGCAGGCATTCTGAGCGTTCCAACGACCGAAGACGGCAAGTACACTAACATTGCCTCGATCAACATTTTGGATCCGGTCACTGCCGAGGACGCAGCCAAGCTGGCTGAAAAAGCGGGCGTGGATCCTGCGCTGCTGGCGGATGCCAAGACCACCGGCGAGCTGTATCACAAGTTGAATGCCGCGGTGAAAGCAGCGTCCAAACCGGAGGTAACCGAACCGGCGCCTGCCGAAAAACCGGAAACGCCAAACAAGCCCGCAACCGACAAGCCTGCAGCAACGGGCAAACCGGAGGTAACGCAGCCTGCGAAGCCTGTAACCCCAGCCAAACCGGCGGTCAAGCAGGCCAAGATTACGGCCGACTACCTGAACGTTCGCGCGGGCGCTTCCGAGAAAGCGAAGATCGTGGGCTCCGTGCCAAAAGGAACCGTGCTGGACGTGATCGGCACCGCGCCTTATGGCTGGCTCAAGGTGGTTTATCAAGGCAAAACCGCTTTTGTATACGGAAAATATGCAGCCATGCTGCCATAA
- the ltrA gene encoding group II intron reverse transcriptase/maturase encodes MRSSEKRRQPNIPQGSFQQREAVKPQGYVGAPSSSPAQVAPSSREDQNDLLENMLEGDNLRLAYKRVVQNGGGPGVDGVTVAELQAYLKTHWETVKAELLAGTYRPAPVKRVEIPKPGGGVRLLGIPTVMDRFLQQALLQVMNPMFDAHFSWYSYGFRSGKRAHDAVKQAQHYIQSGRRWVVDLDLEKFFDQVNHDMLMAKVARKVKDKRVLKLIRAYLSAGAMENGVCQKTEEGTPQGGPLSPLLANILLDDLDRELHRRGLRFVRYADDCNIFVASKRAGERVMESVTRYVEGKLKLKVNREKSAVDRPWNRKFLGFSFLSNKKATIRLAPKTIHRLKEKIRELTSRTRPIAMEERIARLNRYLMGWLGYFRLASAQKHYERLDKWIRRRLRMCLWKQWKRVRTRIRELRALGVPDWATFIMANSRRGAWEMSRNMNNALPTSYWEAKGLKSLLSRYLELC; translated from the coding sequence ATGCGTTCGAGTGAAAAGCGAAGACAGCCGAATATCCCGCAAGGGAGCTTCCAGCAGAGAGAAGCGGTGAAGCCGCAAGGGTATGTTGGAGCGCCGAGCTCTTCACCGGCACAAGTCGCCCCTTCCTCTCGCGAAGACCAAAACGACCTGCTGGAGAACATGCTCGAAGGAGATAACCTTCGGCTCGCTTACAAGCGGGTGGTCCAAAACGGAGGAGGTCCTGGTGTGGACGGTGTAACGGTAGCCGAGCTACAAGCTTACCTGAAAACTCACTGGGAAACGGTGAAAGCCGAACTTCTGGCGGGAACCTACCGGCCGGCGCCAGTCAAACGGGTGGAAATCCCCAAACCCGGAGGCGGCGTACGGCTGCTCGGTATCCCGACCGTAATGGACCGCTTCCTCCAGCAAGCGCTTCTACAAGTGATGAATCCGATGTTTGATGCTCACTTTTCGTGGTACAGCTACGGCTTTAGATCCGGAAAGCGGGCTCATGACGCAGTGAAGCAAGCGCAGCACTATATCCAAAGCGGCCGAAGATGGGTCGTAGATCTGGACCTGGAGAAGTTCTTTGACCAGGTGAATCATGATATGCTCATGGCCAAGGTGGCACGGAAGGTGAAGGACAAGCGAGTGTTGAAGCTGATCCGAGCTTACCTGAGTGCCGGAGCGATGGAAAACGGAGTTTGCCAAAAGACCGAGGAAGGAACGCCGCAAGGTGGTCCGCTCAGTCCACTCTTGGCCAACATCCTGCTGGACGATCTGGATCGAGAGCTTCACCGGAGAGGATTGCGGTTTGTCCGCTACGCGGACGACTGTAATATCTTCGTCGCGAGTAAACGAGCAGGAGAGCGTGTGATGGAGTCGGTGACACGCTATGTAGAAGGAAAGCTAAAACTGAAAGTGAATCGGGAGAAGAGCGCGGTGGACCGGCCATGGAACCGTAAGTTTCTTGGCTTTAGTTTTCTGTCGAACAAGAAGGCTACGATTCGACTAGCCCCCAAGACGATACACCGATTGAAGGAGAAGATCCGGGAGCTCACAAGCCGCACCCGCCCGATAGCGATGGAAGAGAGGATTGCTCGTCTCAATCGCTATCTGATGGGTTGGCTGGGCTACTTTCGTCTGGCCTCAGCCCAGAAACACTACGAGAGATTGGACAAATGGATCCGAAGAAGATTGCGCATGTGCCTATGGAAACAATGGAAGCGAGTACGTACGCGTATCCGAGAACTCCGGGCCTTGGGCGTGCCAGACTGGGCCACTTTCATCATGGCCAACTCCCGCAGAGGAGCTTGGGAAATGTCCCGAAACATGAATAACGCCCTTCCGACATCCTATTGGGAAGCGAAAGGGCTGAAAAGTCTGCTTTCTCGTTATTTGGAACTTTGTTAA
- a CDS encoding ABC transporter ATP-binding protein: protein MSEERKHAGGRPPGPRHPGGHPGQMMPAEKAKDFKGSLKRLLGYLRPRRVTLAVIFLMAILSTVFSILSPKILGEATTKLFEGIMAIKQDVPGAAIDFDYITQILLKLIGLYLFSAVFSYFQQYLMAGVAQRVVYDMREQINRKLSRLPLKYFDSRTHGEILSRATNDVDNISTTLQQSLTQLITSIVTLVGVIVMMLTISPWLTLILIVTLPLSFIVIRMIASRSQKHFMGQQSSLGRLNGHVEEMYTGHQIVKAFGREDESMAAFNEINDKLYNSGWRAQFISGLIMPMMSFIGNIGYVLVCVVGGIFVTHKTITIGDVQAFIQYARQFTQPIMQTANIANIIQSTIASAERVFELLDEQEEVPEAAEPVVLEEPKGSVSFEHVKFGYKEGETLIEDMNIDVKPGQTIAIVGPTGAGKTTLINLLMRFYELSDGAITIDGVNITEMKRSNLRSIFGMVLQDTWLFNGTIKENIAYGRSGVTDEEVIQAAKAAHADHFIRTLPDGYNTVLNEEASNISQGQKQLLTIARAILADPAILILDEATSSVDTRTEIYIQKAMNGLMKGRTSFVIAHRLSTIRDADLILVMNNGSVIEQGTHEELLAEGGFYADLYNSQFTGGNVQEAG, encoded by the coding sequence ATGAGCGAGGAAAGAAAGCATGCCGGAGGCCGTCCTCCCGGACCGCGCCATCCCGGCGGCCATCCCGGGCAAATGATGCCTGCGGAGAAGGCGAAGGATTTCAAAGGTTCATTGAAAAGGCTTTTGGGGTATTTACGGCCGCGCCGGGTTACGCTTGCCGTCATTTTCCTGATGGCGATTCTCAGTACCGTGTTCAGCATTTTAAGCCCGAAAATTTTGGGTGAAGCCACGACCAAGCTGTTTGAAGGCATCATGGCGATAAAGCAGGATGTGCCGGGGGCGGCGATTGATTTTGATTATATTACGCAAATTTTGTTGAAGTTGATCGGCTTATATCTATTCAGCGCAGTTTTCAGCTATTTCCAGCAATATCTGATGGCGGGCGTAGCGCAGCGGGTCGTGTACGACATGCGCGAGCAGATCAACCGCAAGCTGTCGCGGCTGCCGCTGAAATATTTCGATTCGAGAACGCATGGCGAAATTCTCAGCCGCGCGACCAACGACGTGGACAATATCAGCACGACGCTTCAGCAAAGCTTGACGCAGCTGATCACCTCCATCGTGACCCTGGTTGGGGTCATCGTCATGATGCTCACGATCAGCCCGTGGCTGACGCTGATTCTGATCGTGACGCTGCCGCTGAGCTTTATCGTCATCCGGATGATCGCTTCGCGTTCTCAGAAGCATTTTATGGGCCAGCAGAGTTCACTCGGCCGACTGAACGGGCATGTCGAAGAAATGTATACCGGCCACCAAATCGTCAAAGCCTTCGGGCGTGAAGACGAATCGATGGCCGCGTTTAACGAAATTAACGATAAACTGTACAACTCGGGCTGGAGAGCCCAGTTTATTTCCGGCTTGATCATGCCGATGATGTCTTTTATCGGCAACATCGGTTATGTGCTGGTCTGCGTTGTCGGCGGGATTTTCGTAACCCATAAAACCATCACTATCGGGGACGTGCAGGCATTTATCCAATATGCCAGACAGTTTACCCAACCGATCATGCAAACGGCGAACATCGCCAATATCATTCAATCTACCATAGCTTCCGCCGAACGCGTTTTCGAACTGTTGGACGAACAAGAAGAAGTGCCTGAAGCAGCGGAACCGGTTGTTCTGGAAGAGCCGAAGGGCTCGGTAAGCTTTGAGCATGTGAAGTTTGGTTATAAAGAAGGCGAAACCCTGATCGAAGACATGAACATCGACGTCAAACCAGGCCAGACCATTGCGATCGTCGGCCCGACCGGCGCCGGCAAAACGACGCTGATCAACCTGTTGATGCGTTTCTACGAGCTGAGTGACGGAGCCATTACCATTGACGGGGTGAACATCACGGAGATGAAGCGCAGCAATCTGCGCAGTATTTTCGGTATGGTACTCCAGGACACCTGGCTTTTCAACGGTACGATCAAGGAAAACATCGCATACGGACGCAGCGGTGTTACCGATGAGGAAGTCATCCAGGCAGCGAAGGCCGCACATGCGGATCATTTCATCCGCACCCTGCCCGATGGTTACAACACCGTACTGAATGAAGAAGCTTCGAATATTTCGCAGGGGCAAAAGCAGCTGCTTACCATTGCCCGGGCGATTTTGGCCGATCCGGCCATCCTGATCCTCGATGAAGCGACAAGCAGCGTGGATACACGGACGGAGATTTACATCCAAAAAGCGATGAACGGGCTGATGAAAGGTCGAACCAGCTTTGTCATTGCGCATCGCTTGTCCACGATTCGTGATGCCGATTTGATTTTGGTCATGAATAACGGCAGCGTCATTGAACAGGGTACGCATGAAGAATTGCTGGCCGAAGGCGGTTTCTATGCCGATCTGTACAACAGCCAGTTTACTGGGGGGAACGTGCAGGAGGCGGGATAA